A stretch of bacterium DNA encodes these proteins:
- a CDS encoding helix-turn-helix domain-containing protein, protein MAHNELVQSLLRSLDILQFISRSDDGVTIQQLADTLGLKSSTAYNLVRTLTSRQFLEKTKRPTRYQLGSAVVELSNTYSQHSLLNRSSKVLKQLFKQYSSACFVLSEVVSGEIMLSLCISPERPGIIEQPRAKIFHAYGTASALLFQAFWTEEERIAYRKRYPFWEFGAHLWKTPERLDEALEVIRQKGYSAPWSCSDGIYPVAAPIIRPNNEIAAAFGGSIPNKELKGKKRQNFRRCIVQAAKELSKKY, encoded by the coding sequence ATGGCGCATAACGAATTAGTACAATCTTTACTACGAAGTCTTGATATTTTGCAGTTTATAAGCCGTTCTGACGACGGGGTAACCATTCAACAGCTGGCTGATACTCTTGGCCTGAAATCGTCCACTGCTTATAATCTTGTGCGTACTCTGACGTCCAGACAGTTTCTCGAAAAAACAAAACGCCCTACAAGATATCAGCTCGGGTCTGCTGTGGTGGAACTCTCAAACACATATTCTCAACATTCGTTGTTGAATCGTTCATCAAAGGTTCTAAAACAGCTTTTTAAACAGTATAGTAGTGCTTGTTTTGTCTTATCAGAGGTTGTAAGTGGCGAGATAATGCTGAGCCTGTGTATAAGCCCGGAAAGACCAGGAATCATAGAACAGCCGCGCGCTAAAATCTTTCATGCTTATGGTACTGCTTCTGCATTACTCTTTCAGGCATTCTGGACTGAGGAAGAGAGGATTGCATATCGTAAGCGCTATCCATTCTGGGAATTCGGAGCTCATTTATGGAAAACACCTGAGCGTCTTGACGAAGCTCTTGAAGTAATCCGCCAGAAGGGTTATTCTGCTCCATGGTCTTGTTCGGATGGTATTTATCCTGTAGCAGCACCTATTATCAGACCAAATAATGAAATTGCAGCCGCATTCGGCGGCAGTATTCCGAATAAAGAACTGAAAGGGAAAAAAAGGCAGAATTTCAGAAGATGTATCGTGCAGGCAGCAAAGGAATTGTCGAAAAAATATTAA
- a CDS encoding (4Fe-4S)-binding protein, with translation MLTKNDVKAYAKKCGADLVGIGSMDRFEGAPKWADPRYVFPEAKAIIGLGFRIPRGYLRGIEEGTNFFQYPSMGYANINENYAPMVLREVACFLEDHGYEACVWRNTGARGPVSDMDGTSGVTASPEEASTRRRLVHFESVSPDRPAPDIFLHFRIAAYICGMGEIGYSKVFLTPEFGPRQRFAFILTDAPLEPDPIYDGPELCDKCMLCVKNCPGKAINGKETVKVKIACREIEWNKLDEWQCFYAYMGGVKEINPFLPADAYKDLPDGEKIMKGEKKLSPEEVAKVQEIVRKYAPNASDYNNAMCGGRGCIRACMIHLEQQDKLKNKFKEPFRKRKPWRL, from the coding sequence ATGTTAACCAAAAATGATGTTAAGGCATACGCCAAAAAGTGCGGGGCTGACTTGGTGGGCATTGGCTCAATGGATAGGTTTGAAGGAGCGCCAAAATGGGCAGACCCCCGATATGTATTCCCGGAGGCAAAGGCGATTATCGGCCTTGGTTTTCGTATTCCCCGTGGGTATCTGCGCGGCATTGAAGAAGGAACCAACTTTTTTCAATATCCTTCTATGGGCTATGCCAATATTAATGAGAATTATGCTCCAATGGTCTTAAGAGAAGTTGCTTGTTTCTTAGAGGACCATGGTTATGAAGCCTGTGTCTGGCGGAATACTGGAGCAAGAGGCCCTGTTTCCGATATGGATGGTACCTCCGGAGTAACGGCATCACCTGAAGAAGCCTCTACCCGTCGCAGACTCGTCCATTTTGAATCTGTATCCCCGGATAGGCCCGCACCTGATATCTTCTTACATTTCAGGATTGCCGCTTATATCTGTGGGATGGGAGAAATAGGCTACAGCAAGGTGTTTCTTACCCCGGAGTTTGGACCGAGACAAAGATTTGCTTTTATCCTCACAGATGCTCCCTTAGAACCTGATCCCATATATGATGGCCCTGAACTCTGCGATAAATGTATGCTCTGTGTTAAGAACTGTCCGGGCAAGGCAATAAACGGCAAGGAAACAGTAAAAGTCAAGATAGCCTGCAGAGAAATAGAATGGAATAAACTTGATGAATGGCAGTGTTTCTATGCCTATATGGGAGGAGTAAAGGAAATCAATCCCTTCCTTCCGGCAGACGCCTATAAAGACCTGCCTGATGGTGAGAAGATAATGAAAGGCGAAAAGAAACTTTCCCCGGAAGAGGTGGCGAAGGTCCAGGAAATAGTGCGTAAATATGCTCCGAATGCATCTGACTACAACAATGCCATGTGTGGTGGAAGAGGTTGCATCCGCGCGTGCATGATTCATTTGGAGCAGCAGGACAAGCTTAAGAACAAATTTAAGGAACCATTCCGTAAAAGAAAACCCTGGAGATTATAA
- a CDS encoding prepilin-type N-terminal cleavage/methylation domain-containing protein: protein MLHKETQGESRVRENRTHGLVGEAKAWLLNRASFTLIELLVVIAIIALLSSMLLPALLGARERARKVKCVSNLKQIGLAVHMYLQDHDDWLPLAFHEGGNNWYRNNDFLLYMGYYYDGTSTLKWLGNKGTITECPSAPIGWPKAWDSASYPNVNYLSYGFNSKLGYIDSVITLVRKSGQISFPSEILVATDADETDANCYWVDSPLSRQRPTSRHNGGRNILYLDGHVNWREGEDLPTDSSDPIWGAP from the coding sequence ATGCTACATAAAGAAACTCAGGGGGAAAGCCGTGTGAGGGAAAACCGCACGCACGGTTTGGTCGGTGAGGCGAAGGCATGGCTTCTAAACAGGGCGTCCTTTACTTTAATAGAACTTTTGGTCGTTATAGCGATCATTGCTCTACTCTCGTCCATGCTTTTGCCTGCGTTGCTGGGTGCAAGGGAAAGGGCAAGGAAGGTTAAATGTGTATCTAATTTAAAACAAATTGGTTTAGCAGTGCACATGTATCTTCAGGATCACGATGATTGGCTTCCACTGGCATTTCATGAAGGAGGAAACAATTGGTATCGTAACAATGACTTTTTGTTATATATGGGTTATTACTATGATGGTACTTCAACTCTGAAATGGTTGGGTAATAAAGGAACAATTACCGAATGTCCATCCGCTCCGATAGGTTGGCCTAAGGCCTGGGACTCTGCTAGTTATCCTAATGTCAACTATCTTTCCTATGGATTCAACTCTAAGCTTGGTTATATAGATTCGGTAATTACACTGGTAAGAAAGTCTGGGCAAATTAGCTTTCCTAGCGAGATTTTGGTGGCGACAGATGCAGACGAGACTGATGCCAATTGCTATTGGGTGGATTCTCCTCTTAGTCGACAGCGACCAACCAGTCGTCATAATGGAGGTCGAAATATTCTCTATCTGGATGGACATGTAAATTGGCGTGAAGGAGAGGATTTACCGACAGATAGTTCTGATCCTATCTGGGGAGCCCCTTGA
- the rpmB gene encoding 50S ribosomal protein L28, with the protein MSRKCEVCGKGPMTGNNVSHANNRTKRRWLPNLQSVKVLIKGQPKRIKVCTQCIRSGKAERTA; encoded by the coding sequence ATGTCGAGAAAGTGTGAAGTTTGTGGGAAAGGGCCAATGACCGGCAATAACGTCAGTCATGCAAATAATAGAACAAAGCGGAGATGGCTTCCCAATCTGCAGTCTGTAAAAGTTCTGATCAAAGGTCAACCTAAACGAATAAAAGTTTGCACGCAGTGTATTCGTTCCGGGAAGGCAGAAAGAACCGCTTAG
- the recJ gene encoding single-stranded-DNA-specific exonuclease RecJ, giving the protein MKNYTWEMYEDNIELQRELSDKLGIMPNTSQILINRGIKDIPAAESFLYTTISVLSDPFLLPDVEISVKRILKAIKHKEKITIYGDYDADGITSTALLYRFLKDSGADIDFYIPNRMNEGYGLNTNIIKDLCKKGTKLIITVDCGTNSIEEAKAAISMGTDVIITDHHTVEIPMLQKYPIVNPKRNDSEYPFSELAGVGVVFQLCRVLAKHLLGDISSEGILKYMDLAAIGTIADVVPLLGDNRIIVKLGITKLKTSENIGLKTLIKESGLKQNNISSGQVAFMLAPRLNAAGRMQSARESVTLLTTNSQEVASKKARSLCTENINRQEIEKEVLANAIEMVKDSIDLDNEPVIVLGSDEWHEGVIGIVAQRLVEIFYRPAILVCTNKEEAKGSGRSISGFNLVDALRECKDCLIRFGGHSYAAGVTINKNNIRIFRSKINQIGTRVITKEHLQPKLCIDLALSPSNITNKFLLEIEYLEPYGMGNPKPVFIAKGLKLGFSPRKVGDNHIKLALSQQGRQFEAIGFRMADYMDNYRGQNHIDIIYTPQVNTWQGRKSLQLNLKDMRFRT; this is encoded by the coding sequence TTGAAAAATTACACATGGGAAATGTATGAGGATAATATAGAGCTGCAGAGAGAATTATCAGATAAGCTTGGCATTATGCCAAATACATCTCAAATTCTTATAAATCGAGGAATAAAGGACATTCCTGCTGCAGAGAGTTTTTTATACACTACAATAAGCGTGTTATCAGATCCATTTTTACTGCCTGATGTAGAAATAAGCGTAAAGAGAATTCTAAAGGCAATTAAACATAAGGAAAAAATAACTATTTATGGAGACTATGATGCTGATGGAATAACCTCCACTGCTCTGTTATATAGATTTTTAAAGGATTCTGGCGCAGATATTGATTTTTATATTCCGAACAGGATGAATGAAGGTTATGGGCTTAATACTAATATAATTAAAGACTTATGCAAAAAAGGCACAAAGCTTATTATTACTGTTGACTGTGGAACAAATTCTATTGAAGAGGCCAAGGCTGCAATCAGCATGGGGACAGACGTTATCATTACTGACCATCATACTGTTGAAATTCCCATGTTGCAAAAATACCCTATAGTTAATCCAAAAAGAAATGATTCTGAATATCCTTTTTCTGAACTTGCTGGTGTGGGTGTTGTATTTCAGTTATGCAGAGTGCTGGCAAAGCATCTTCTTGGAGATATATCTTCTGAAGGAATCCTTAAATACATGGATCTTGCAGCAATAGGCACCATAGCAGATGTTGTGCCTCTCTTGGGGGATAATAGAATAATCGTCAAACTCGGAATCACAAAACTCAAAACCTCAGAAAACATTGGGCTTAAGACACTAATTAAAGAATCCGGACTAAAACAGAACAACATATCCAGCGGGCAGGTGGCATTTATGCTAGCTCCAAGACTTAATGCTGCAGGCAGAATGCAGAGCGCTCGGGAAAGTGTTACGCTTCTTACAACAAATTCTCAGGAAGTTGCATCCAAAAAAGCCAGGTCCCTTTGTACAGAAAACATCAACAGACAGGAAATAGAGAAAGAGGTTCTTGCCAACGCTATTGAAATGGTAAAAGACTCAATTGACCTGGATAACGAACCTGTTATTGTGCTTGGAAGTGATGAGTGGCATGAGGGAGTTATAGGCATAGTTGCACAAAGACTTGTAGAAATTTTCTATAGGCCTGCAATTCTTGTATGTACCAACAAAGAAGAGGCAAAAGGCTCTGGAAGAAGCATATCAGGGTTTAATCTTGTTGATGCTCTTCGGGAATGCAAAGATTGCCTGATTAGATTCGGGGGACATTCTTATGCTGCAGGTGTGACAATTAATAAAAATAATATCAGAATCTTTAGAAGCAAAATCAACCAGATTGGAACAAGAGTAATAACAAAAGAGCATCTTCAGCCAAAACTATGCATAGATTTAGCCCTCTCTCCATCTAATATCACAAACAAGTTTTTACTTGAAATAGAATACCTTGAACCTTATGGTATGGGAAACCCCAAACCTGTATTCATTGCAAAAGGTCTTAAACTAGGCTTTTCTCCCAGAAAAGTTGGCGATAATCATATCAAACTTGCACTATCTCAACAAGGTAGGCAATTTGAAGCTATTGGATTTAGAATGGCTGACTATATGGATAATTACAGAGGTCAAAACCATATTGATATTATCTATACTCCACAGGTAAATACTTGGCAGGGCAGGAAAAGTTTGCAACTAAATTTAAAAGATATGAGATTTAGAACCTAA
- a CDS encoding HAD family phosphatase, which yields MIKAIIFDFGNVICRFDDNIFLNKLLKYTNKSFEQLNSLIYDSGLIDKYESGGISSDETFAAIKKTCGLSILKDEFIEAYSNIFTSIEDTIELIKKLKRNYKIGLLSNTNPWDFEINIKQVEIFDLFDAVSLSYEVGEKKPGKRMYMDILNKLKLKPDECVFVDDIKKNIEAASEIGLHGIHYTTYQKLVEGLRKLRITF from the coding sequence ATGATAAAAGCAATAATATTTGATTTTGGGAATGTTATCTGTCGTTTTGATGATAATATATTTCTGAATAAACTCTTAAAGTATACGAACAAATCCTTTGAGCAGTTGAATAGTTTAATTTATGATTCCGGTTTAATAGATAAATATGAATCCGGGGGCATTTCTTCTGATGAAACATTTGCAGCTATTAAAAAAACATGTGGATTATCAATTTTAAAAGATGAATTTATAGAAGCTTATAGTAATATATTCACCTCTATAGAGGATACCATCGAGTTAATAAAAAAATTAAAAAGAAATTATAAAATCGGTTTATTATCTAACACCAATCCATGGGATTTTGAAATTAATATTAAACAGGTGGAGATTTTTGACTTGTTTGATGCAGTTAGTCTTTCATACGAAGTTGGAGAAAAGAAGCCAGGTAAGAGAATGTATATGGACATATTAAACAAGCTCAAGTTAAAGCCGGATGAATGTGTGTTTGTAGATGATATTAAAAAAAATATTGAGGCCGCATCAGAAATAGGGCTACACGGAATACATTACACAACATATCAAAAACTAGTTGAGGGATTGAGGAAGCTCCGTATTACTTTTTAA
- the rsmA gene encoding ribosomal RNA small subunit methyltransferase A — protein sequence MNFFSPNSIKEELKKHNLHPKKKFGQNFLIDRNIANIIINTLNIKKSDVIVEIGSGLGALTHLIAAKVKNIIAVETDTKLLDISKNLLSAYSNIEFINKDILKTSFNIHGNYKVVGNIPYYITTPVISFLLSITQSPELFVLMIQKEVAQRLTAKPGSKAYGSLSIFVQYRCRVEIVKYIKKTAFYPQPDVDSALVKFTLLDKPPVKVKNESLFFDIIQAGFMYRRKMFINAISRYSNLGIAREELEKVFKYLKLSPSIRAEKLSMSELADLSNYIKK from the coding sequence ATGAATTTCTTCTCTCCAAATAGCATTAAGGAAGAACTCAAAAAACACAATCTTCATCCAAAAAAAAAGTTTGGGCAGAACTTTCTTATAGACAGGAACATAGCCAATATAATAATTAACACTCTCAATATCAAAAAAAGTGATGTTATAGTTGAGATTGGCTCAGGACTAGGAGCCTTAACACACCTTATTGCTGCTAAGGTAAAAAATATAATAGCAGTGGAAACTGATACAAAACTGCTTGATATTTCAAAGAACTTGCTCTCAGCATATAGCAACATTGAATTCATCAATAAAGATATCTTAAAAACTAGTTTTAATATTCATGGAAATTATAAAGTAGTAGGAAATATCCCTTATTACATTACAACACCTGTTATATCATTTCTTCTGTCCATTACTCAAAGCCCAGAACTTTTCGTACTAATGATCCAGAAAGAAGTGGCGCAAAGACTTACGGCTAAGCCAGGATCCAAAGCTTATGGCTCTCTATCAATCTTTGTGCAATACAGGTGCAGAGTAGAGATTGTTAAATATATAAAAAAGACTGCTTTTTACCCTCAGCCAGATGTGGATTCTGCTCTGGTAAAATTTACTCTTTTAGATAAACCGCCAGTCAAAGTAAAAAACGAAAGTTTGTTTTTTGACATTATCCAGGCAGGTTTCATGTATAGAAGAAAAATGTTCATTAATGCAATATCAAGATATTCCAATTTAGGAATTGCTAGAGAAGAGTTGGAAAAGGTCTTTAAGTATCTTAAGTTATCCCCGAGTATTCGTGCAGAAAAACTCTCAATGTCTGAACTGGCAGACCTGAGTAATTATATTAAAAAGTAA
- the pdxA gene encoding 4-hydroxythreonine-4-phosphate dehydrogenase PdxA codes for MQKPVIAITLGDPGGIGPEVVVKALANKQVYRCCTPIIIGVQKALYKTKKISPSYKIEIINHPSDIKNISEKAYLINPQNLKLKNIILGKSNPIQAKAAIEFLKDAAVFALNKEIDAVVTAPVNKYAINEAGVKFRGQTEFLATLTTTHKYAMVMASEKIRIILLTRHVQIKNINRLIKRQYIIDTIELIDQNSFLFGIYKPSIAVLGLNPHCGDGGAIGKEEIEEIIPAIRKAMGNGINVQGPFSADAFFGNCEYKKYDFILAMYHDQGLIPFKTLSFGKGVNVTIGLPIIRTSPDHGTAYDIAGQGIANERSLIEAIKMASKMAIIKQSLHKQ; via the coding sequence ATGCAAAAGCCTGTAATTGCAATTACTCTTGGTGACCCTGGAGGAATTGGTCCAGAGGTTGTCGTAAAGGCTCTAGCTAATAAACAAGTCTACAGGTGCTGTACTCCAATTATAATCGGAGTTCAAAAAGCTCTTTATAAAACTAAAAAAATAAGCCCCTCTTATAAAATAGAAATAATAAACCATCCGTCAGACATTAAAAATATATCTGAAAAAGCATACTTGATTAATCCACAGAATTTAAAATTAAAAAATATAATACTTGGCAAATCAAACCCTATACAAGCCAAAGCTGCTATTGAATTTTTAAAAGATGCAGCTGTATTTGCTCTTAATAAGGAGATTGATGCAGTTGTAACTGCTCCTGTAAATAAGTACGCAATTAATGAGGCGGGCGTTAAGTTTAGGGGACAGACAGAGTTTTTAGCAACACTTACAACTACACATAAATATGCAATGGTTATGGCAAGTGAAAAAATCCGCATTATTCTTCTAACACGACACGTTCAAATAAAAAACATTAATAGATTAATAAAAAGGCAGTACATAATTGATACAATTGAACTGATCGATCAGAATAGTTTTCTGTTTGGCATATATAAACCAAGCATTGCAGTACTTGGACTAAATCCTCATTGCGGAGATGGAGGGGCTATTGGAAAAGAGGAAATAGAAGAAATTATCCCTGCCATTAGGAAAGCTATGGGAAATGGCATAAATGTCCAAGGCCCTTTCTCTGCTGATGCATTCTTTGGGAATTGTGAGTATAAAAAATATGATTTCATTTTGGCAATGTATCATGACCAAGGGCTTATACCTTTTAAGACGCTCTCTTTTGGCAAAGGCGTTAATGTAACAATAGGACTTCCAATTATCCGAACATCTCCTGACCACGGAACAGCATATGATATAGCTGGGCAGGGCATTGCAAATGAGAGAAGTTTAATAGAGGCAATTAAAATGGCTTCAAAGATGGCTATCATAAAACAATCTCTTCACAAGCAATGA
- a CDS encoding cell division protein ZapA — MLDQQQIKISVLGTEYKVKTDKDPSQIRKIEEYLNNKISEISNNTHIASSLKITTWAALFITEEFLSYKEKNEKHAQKIDDIIKKIDETNLET, encoded by the coding sequence ATGTTAGATCAACAACAGATAAAAATCAGTGTGCTTGGCACAGAATATAAAGTTAAGACTGATAAAGACCCATCCCAGATTCGAAAAATTGAAGAGTATCTGAATAATAAAATAAGTGAAATTTCTAACAACACACATATAGCATCATCTCTTAAAATCACTACTTGGGCTGCCTTATTTATTACAGAAGAATTTCTTTCATATAAAGAAAAAAATGAAAAACATGCACAAAAAATTGATGATATAATTAAAAAAATAGACGAAACAAATCTGGAAACATAA
- the rpsI gene encoding 30S ribosomal protein S9, with the protein MAKAAKAKQIFYSTGRRKTSVARVRLIPGKGEIIINKKPYKDYFGNDTLSIIICQPFHETNTLEKYHIFANVKGGGSSGQAGAVRHGVSRALVKADEGLKDVLKKAGFLTRDPRKKERKKYGQKGARKQFQFTKR; encoded by the coding sequence GTGGCAAAAGCAGCGAAAGCAAAACAAATATTCTACTCTACTGGCAGACGGAAAACGTCTGTCGCCCGTGTAAGATTAATTCCAGGAAAAGGAGAAATAATAATAAATAAAAAACCTTATAAAGATTATTTTGGAAATGATACATTAAGCATAATTATATGCCAACCGTTTCATGAAACAAATACCCTTGAAAAATATCATATCTTTGCAAATGTTAAAGGCGGAGGAAGCTCTGGTCAGGCAGGCGCAGTTCGCCATGGTGTATCAAGAGCATTAGTAAAGGCTGATGAAGGACTAAAGGATGTGTTAAAGAAAGCAGGGTTCCTTACCCGTGATCCGAGAAAGAAAGAAAGAAAGAAATACGGACAAAAGGGCGCGCGTAAACAGTTTCAGTTTACTAAGAGATAG
- the rplM gene encoding 50S ribosomal protein L13, which yields MKTFIPKEDDTERIWYIVNAEDKVLGRLASKVAAILRGKHKPIYVPHADVGDYVIVINAAKVRLTGKKLEQKVYYHYSGYPGGLKETRLFDLMKKNPEEVIKRAVKGMLPKNKLGKKMLTKLKVYPDKEHHQEAQKPVPIPREMEI from the coding sequence GTGAAAACATTTATTCCTAAAGAAGATGATACAGAAAGAATATGGTATATTGTAAATGCAGAAGATAAGGTTCTAGGGAGATTGGCATCTAAAGTTGCAGCTATACTCAGAGGGAAACATAAACCTATATATGTCCCTCATGCTGATGTTGGAGACTATGTAATTGTTATTAATGCAGCTAAGGTTCGCCTAACAGGTAAAAAACTGGAACAAAAAGTTTATTATCACTACTCAGGGTATCCGGGAGGCCTTAAAGAGACACGCCTTTTTGACCTGATGAAAAAAAACCCGGAGGAAGTTATAAAAAGGGCTGTTAAGGGTATGCTTCCTAAAAATAAGCTTGGTAAAAAAATGCTGACAAAATTAAAAGTCTATCCAGATAAAGAGCATCATCAGGAAGCTCAAAAACCTGTTCCTATCCCTCGAGAAATGGAAATATAA
- the clpP gene encoding ATP-dependent Clp endopeptidase proteolytic subunit ClpP yields the protein MSLIPMVIEQTGRTERAYDIYSRLLKDRNIIIGTPIDDNVANVVIAQILYLEFEAPDKDITIYINSPGGVATAGLAIYDTMQFVKSDISTICMGQAASAAAILLAAGTKGKRMSLPNARVLIHQPSGGMQGQVSDINIHAKEMLDLKERVNKILAKHTGQSIEKIETDTDRDFFMSAEQAREYGIIDEVITKKK from the coding sequence ATGAGTTTAATTCCAATGGTAATAGAGCAGACAGGCAGAACCGAACGCGCGTATGACATTTATTCAAGGTTATTAAAGGATAGAAATATAATTATCGGAACTCCTATAGATGACAATGTGGCTAATGTTGTAATTGCACAAATATTGTATCTGGAGTTTGAAGCTCCAGATAAAGACATAACTATTTATATAAACAGTCCTGGAGGAGTCGCTACCGCAGGATTAGCAATATACGACACTATGCAGTTTGTGAAATCAGATATTTCTACTATTTGCATGGGGCAGGCAGCAAGTGCAGCTGCCATATTACTCGCTGCAGGGACAAAAGGAAAAAGAATGTCTCTTCCAAATGCGCGTGTCCTTATTCATCAGCCTTCAGGAGGTATGCAGGGACAGGTGTCAGATATTAATATTCACGCAAAAGAAATGCTTGACTTAAAAGAGAGAGTAAATAAAATTCTCGCAAAGCACACAGGGCAGTCAATAGAAAAAATAGAAACTGATACAGATAGAGACTTTTTTATGTCAGCTGAACAAGCCAGGGAATATGGTATTATTGATGAAGTAATCACGAAGAAGAAGTAA
- the tig gene encoding trigger factor, with protein sequence MADTSSSNDVKVDIQDLGNCGRLLKIEVPVELVEKETKNAYNAIQKTASVHGFRTGKTPCSILKIRFGKALNEEIKEKLINQSYQDILKNNNLIPVSEPKIDKVTFEEGKPFTYEMSLEVKPDIKLAKYKELEMAVKSVNVSDDDVNNVLKMRQEQGAEFVPINRPAKVSDQIIIDYEIITDATPSKKQTNAPYILGSKILPEKVEKELVGTKIDDKREVEVISKGKGIKTIYKVTIRQVKEKKLLPINDDFAKELGNFKTLNEFKDDIRKKLKSVAEDKQKADIKEQLLDMVSENSEMLIPGGLLDKQIDYMGTSLREKDTDKNKWKEKYSKEATKDVKKMLVLEEIAEKEKIDVSEEEAKQKLQNLAGSNKTDKMDNYIEYIQRQMKRQKILDFIYENAKISI encoded by the coding sequence ATGGCAGATACTAGTAGCAGTAACGATGTTAAGGTGGATATACAGGATCTTGGAAATTGCGGCCGTCTCTTAAAGATTGAGGTGCCTGTTGAACTAGTTGAGAAAGAGACAAAAAATGCATATAATGCCATCCAAAAGACTGCATCCGTGCATGGATTCAGGACAGGCAAAACCCCATGTTCTATTTTGAAGATACGCTTTGGAAAAGCTCTGAATGAGGAAATCAAGGAGAAACTCATCAATCAATCTTATCAAGATATACTTAAGAATAATAATTTAATCCCTGTTTCTGAGCCCAAGATAGATAAGGTCACATTTGAAGAAGGAAAGCCATTTACATATGAGATGTCGTTAGAAGTAAAGCCCGATATAAAACTTGCTAAATACAAAGAACTAGAAATGGCTGTAAAATCCGTTAATGTTTCTGATGATGACGTTAACAATGTATTGAAAATGAGACAAGAACAGGGAGCGGAATTTGTTCCGATCAATCGGCCTGCAAAAGTCAGTGATCAAATAATAATAGATTATGAGATAATTACCGACGCCACACCGTCAAAAAAACAGACTAATGCTCCATATATATTAGGTTCTAAAATTCTTCCTGAAAAAGTAGAGAAAGAACTCGTTGGGACAAAAATAGACGATAAGAGAGAAGTTGAGGTAATTTCAAAAGGAAAAGGCATAAAAACTATTTACAAAGTAACTATCAGACAGGTAAAAGAGAAAAAGCTTTTACCGATTAACGACGATTTTGCAAAGGAATTGGGTAATTTCAAAACCCTTAATGAGTTTAAAGATGATATTCGGAAGAAACTTAAAAGCGTTGCTGAAGACAAACAAAAAGCAGATATTAAGGAACAATTATTAGACATGGTTAGTGAAAACTCCGAGATGTTAATTCCAGGAGGACTTTTAGATAAACAAATAGACTACATGGGTACTAGCCTAAGAGAAAAAGATACTGACAAGAATAAATGGAAAGAGAAATATTCAAAAGAAGCAACTAAAGACGTAAAAAAGATGCTCGTTCTGGAGGAGATTGCTGAAAAAGAAAAAATAGATGTTAGCGAAGAAGAGGCAAAACAGAAACTTCAGAATCTTGCAGGCTCTAATAAAACAGATAAGATGGACAACTACATTGAATATATACAAAGACAAATGAAAAGACAGAAAATTCTTGACTTCATATATGAAAACGCCAAAATTTCAATTTAG